The nucleotide window TAACTTGCCTTTGGACAGCAGCGACAGCGTCGTCGTCTGTTCTTCCAATCGGATCAAAATCAAATTCTGATCCATCGTCTGTTCAAACAAAGCTGCTTCTTTGGCAATGGCGAAACTGTCCAGGCTGATATCCAGCACTTCCAATCCCGCCTGTTCCACACAGTTGACATATTCAAATGCGATTTTGCGGTTGGCGCACAGCAGATCCACATCCACTGTCAGCTCATCGCACAGCTCGCCAATCGGCATCCGCCGCGTCGATATTCCATTGCAGGTATACCGCACGCAGACAGCGCTGATCAACGCTAATCCGTTTTCAATCTTGGTCTTCATTGCGTTTTTGACAGCTTCCCGAACATCGAGGACGGTAACGCGGCGATCAAAAGAAGAAACCGGCACCGTTATTTTCAGCGATTTGCGCATCATATCCCGTGAAGGAATCGATAACAAAACACGTTCAATTCGAGCACCGATCATTCGGGAAGCGTTTTCCGCCGCCCTTCGAATCGCTTTGACAACCTCATTGGGTTCGCTCAGCTGATGCAGCTGAACACCTGCCACAGGAACCCGTTCGACTTTGATTATATTAAAGCGAGTGTTGAAGAACTCGCCTACCAGCAATCTTACTTCGTGATCCGCTATATCCAGCGCCGCGAAAATCTGCTTGTCCATGCCTTTTTCGACCCCCTGAGCTACACATATATACTATATCATAAAACGGTATTCAACAAAAGAATTTTTCCAACAATTCGCATTGTGTGCCCAGCGTTGTAAAATTGTTGTCAATTTCATACGGAAGCTGCCGAATTTCATAAAATTATTGGTGTTTTCAGCCCTTCCTGAACTTACTTGTAAAAAAATCCTTTTTCTTTCTCACCTTTTTCCGATAACGCCTTGCATTTTTTGGATGATCATGTTATAGTTTACAAGCGAAATTAAGACAGAAAGGGGGGTTACGGTTAATGTCTAGAGTATGTGCCGTATCCGGTAAAAAAGCCTTATCAGGAAATAAGCGTTCTCATTCCATGCATGCATCCCGCCGCAAATGGAACGTTAATTTACAAAAAGTTAAAGTGATGGTTGATGGTAAGCCACAGCGAATCCGTATTTCCGCCCGTGCTTTAAAAACACTGAAGGCTCAGCAGAAAAACGGTTAATTAAAAAGGAGTTCTGCTCCTTTTTTTCTTTGCATTCAAAAATAACAGCCCAAGGGGCGGGAAGCTCATTGCTTTCAACACCTGGGGCTGTTTTCTTTTTGATTATCGATCAGTCTGAACTAATTCGGCTAAGCTTCCTCGCGAATGGCCACGGTATATTCACCCTCACTCCAAATTTGTCCGTCGCTGTGCTTCCAATCCGGACCTTCGCAGCGGACAAGCCAGAAACGATAGTTCTGCCGATCCTCGCTAATCCCATCGTAAAGCAGCCACAAAGTTTGATTACCGTTTTCTTCCAGAAGAGCCTGCTGCCCGTCTTCGCTGATGACTGCCGTTTTCTCAGCAAAGTCTTGTTCCAGCAGAAACTGCAGAGCCTGGGCTGGAGAGCGGCGGCTGACATACATATAGATCGTATCATAAGCGCCGCTGACAAAGCTATGCGCGGACAGTTCATTTTCCGGAAGGATCGGTTCATCCTCCGTTAGTTTTAAGCCGGTTGTCCCGTCAGTCAGGGTGTGAATGACTGCGGCCAGCACCGCTTCCTGCCCCTGCATCAGCCGGATTCGATAGGTCATCGCAAACGCTTCGCCCGTCGGGCCTGCACCTTGATTGCCTGGCGAAACTGCCCATTCCGCAGTCTTCACTTCTAATAATTGATCTTCCGCAGTGCCCGCCAGCCGCTGCACAGACGTGATCTCCGTCCGCACATCAACGCCGTTGACACGGTAAGCCTCAGCCTGCTGCGTCAGTGTCAATAAGCTCAGCCACACCGGATCGATACTGCGGGTTTCCAGCTTCATCGTCCCTTCCGGCAGTTCCTGCTGCAGCTGCGGATCTGTTTGGATCGTCTGCCGCATCGCTTCAATCAATGTGATTTCCGCTTCCTCAGCACTGAATTCTGGACTTTCTGAGAAACTCACTTCCGGCAGTGGAGCATTCCGCATAAAGTTCATCGGCTGAGTTGACTGCATCGCAACCGGGCACAGGATCAGCTGTCCATCCACAAACAGATCCTGTTCATTCAAAACCCCATCGTCTCCCAATACCAAACTCCACTGCGGCTGGCCCTCACGGCACAGAGCCAGAGCGAGCGTACCGAACGGCACACAGTCACTGTAAGCATAATCTTCCTGCAACCCATCCTTTTCCAGATGGATCCCCTCGCGGTCCGTCATGATCTTCCAATCTGTCCCCGCGGTTTCCGCAGCGATCCATTCCCCGCTGATGGAGGAGATCGGGTTATGATAGCTGATCGGATTGCCGCGGTCGCCGAAGGTTGCAATCTGTTGATGGACGCTGTGATCGGTTGTTCGATAGGTAATCGTGCAGACATCATTAGCCAGCCACTGCAGCTTCAATTTTCCCTCAACGGGATAAGGAAATGCTTCTTGTTCCCGGCGATAAAGAAAATAGCGGCTGCGGCAGAGAGACGCTTCCCCGGAATTCCGATCTTGTTTGACCACAACCCAAAAACGACCGTTTTCCAACAAACTGATCGTTGTTGGATGCTGCTGAAGTGCCTGCTGAAGCTGCAGGCTAAATCCAACGATCAGAAACAGCGCAGCACCCGCTCCGATTTTACGCAGGGCAGGTTTTTTAATAAAAACGCTGCCGCTGAAGGTCAGCGCACCAACCAACATCAAATTAAGCAAAGGATTCATCCAATCCGCAATGTATTCCCAACCTCGTGGATAAACGATAATCCAGCTGACAAGCTGCAGCGTGCCAATGCCTGCCGCCAGGATCAGACAAACAATTGCTGCCGCGATCCATCCCTGCCGTTGTTGACGAATTTGACGTTTTTGATTCATCTCGATTAACGAAGGCATCTCCTCCGCGGCTTCACTGTTCAAAAAAACTTCCGTATCCTGAAACTCAGCGGGTGAAACATTAAAAATATCCGCCAGGATATGCAGCTGATCAGCACTCGGAACCGCTTGTCCGCTCTCCCATTGTGATATTTGATAACGCGGCACAGAACACTTCTCGGCCAGCTGTTTTGGGGTCAAGCCTGCCATTTGTCGCAGCCGCTTGATCTTCTTCGCTAAGTTCATCGTTGTCAACTCCTTTGGATAGGCATCAGTGTAGCACGAACAAGCCGGCTTTTCCAGTCCCGTCCAATCCAAAATAAAAGGCGGCCCATGGCAGCCCACTCAAAGAACTTATTATTTCAATCCAAGCTCGATCATTGAACAGAGTACGATCTTCTCTTTCGTTGATTGACTTCATGTCAGTCGTGAATACTGATCTCCGCCGCTGCCGTTAATCTTGTTTTTAGTGATTCCGCTTTCCAACGGTAGAGGTGAAAGAATTCTCACTTATTCTTATTGAATACGGAAAAGAAAAGCGATCTGATCGAGAGAACGATCCGCATGCCCCAAGTCCTGGGCGATTTCTTCCCCACCCCTTCGTTTGTAGAAAGCTAAAGCTCGGTGGTTATGGGCATTGCAGCGGCAGCCAATGACCGTTTGACCCGCGGCTTTGGCCCGGCGCAGAATTTCCGTCCAAACCTGAGAACCCAGACCCTGATGCTGAAAATCGGAAGTCAAATAGAGTGCATTCACGCTCATGGCAACGCCGGTTATCGGATGCTTCGGTTTTCCCAGAATAAAGTAACCCGCATCCTGTCCCTCGGCCAGAATAAGACAGACCTGAGTTTCATGATCTGTGATCGCCTCACGAAATTTTTCAGCATGGACAGCCTCATCAAACTCCCTCAGCCAGGATTCGGGATAAATTCCGGTGTAGGTTTCCTGCCACACCCTTCGCTTCAGCCTGACCAGCCGGTCAAGACAATCTTTACTT belongs to Holdemania massiliensis and includes:
- a CDS encoding cell division protein FtsA — translated: MDKQIFAALDIADHEVRLLVGEFFNTRFNIIKVERVPVAGVQLHQLSEPNEVVKAIRRAAENASRMIGARIERVLLSIPSRDMMRKSLKITVPVSSFDRRVTVLDVREAVKNAMKTKIENGLALISAVCVRYTCNGISTRRMPIGELCDELTVDVDLLCANRKIAFEYVNCVEQAGLEVLDISLDSFAIAKEAALFEQTMDQNLILIRLEEQTTTLSLLSKGKLASCEIIEQGIDQWSQALVERYELPLAEAVRLVKYNTRLNQRRPLQTPIYIWSKNTKTYTLSEKELCEAIREPLESWMSEIEQMCRPILKAGRTQVVIVGEGGELQEIAEYVQDHLNAPTKVYYPETLGVRDSALTACLGLFYAYKDQQPLLNTDQVGVNAAQFEKAVTIGGLKKEKASVDDSITKRLKDMLFEAKQK
- the rpmB gene encoding 50S ribosomal protein L28, with the translated sequence MSRVCAVSGKKALSGNKRSHSMHASRRKWNVNLQKVKVMVDGKPQRIRISARALKTLKAQQKNG
- a CDS encoding helix-turn-helix domain-containing protein: MNLAKKIKRLRQMAGLTPKQLAEKCSVPRYQISQWESGQAVPSADQLHILADIFNVSPAEFQDTEVFLNSEAAEEMPSLIEMNQKRQIRQQRQGWIAAAIVCLILAAGIGTLQLVSWIIVYPRGWEYIADWMNPLLNLMLVGALTFSGSVFIKKPALRKIGAGAALFLIVGFSLQLQQALQQHPTTISLLENGRFWVVVKQDRNSGEASLCRSRYFLYRREQEAFPYPVEGKLKLQWLANDVCTITYRTTDHSVHQQIATFGDRGNPISYHNPISSISGEWIAAETAGTDWKIMTDREGIHLEKDGLQEDYAYSDCVPFGTLALALCREGQPQWSLVLGDDGVLNEQDLFVDGQLILCPVAMQSTQPMNFMRNAPLPEVSFSESPEFSAEEAEITLIEAMRQTIQTDPQLQQELPEGTMKLETRSIDPVWLSLLTLTQQAEAYRVNGVDVRTEITSVQRLAGTAEDQLLEVKTAEWAVSPGNQGAGPTGEAFAMTYRIRLMQGQEAVLAAVIHTLTDGTTGLKLTEDEPILPENELSAHSFVSGAYDTIYMYVSRRSPAQALQFLLEQDFAEKTAVISEDGQQALLEENGNQTLWLLYDGISEDRQNYRFWLVRCEGPDWKHSDGQIWSEGEYTVAIREEA
- a CDS encoding GNAT family N-acetyltransferase, yielding MTFTTASKDCLDRLVRLKRRVWQETYTGIYPESWLREFDEAVHAEKFREAITDHETQVCLILAEGQDAGYFILGKPKHPITGVAMSVNALYLTSDFQHQGLGSQVWTEILRRAKAAGQTVIGCRCNAHNHRALAFYKRRGGEEIAQDLGHADRSLDQIAFLFRIQ